TGGAACAGTGGCAGAAACGTGCAGGATTGGGCAACAGTCCGCGCACGATTCTCGAGGAGCTTCATCGCATTCAATGCGCGGACGTCATCATCCCCATCGCAGGAGAAGCCGGGCGCGAACTGCGGATTCGTTGCATCGTCCGTCCCGAGCCTGAACAGGCAGCCCTGCTCGACCGCCTCGGGCTACGCCTACCCGAGCGCATCCGGACCCCACGCGTCGCGTAGATTTGTAGTGCCAACTTTGGGCCGTAAGTGCTTGAAATTATTGATCTGCCCTGGCCCAACTGCGGAAGTTGGGCTAGGAGGTAAGGTGCCGGATGACGATGCAGACGTCATCAATGTCCCGCAGTAGTAGACCAGATGCCTCGCGGACCTCGTCCGCAGGCCGCCTGGATGGACCGGACGGCCTCGCGCACCTGGTCCGCAGGCCGTCTGGCGGTGTGAAAACCTTCGGGCGCTTGGTGCTCATTCCAAGCAGGGATTTTCGATGAGCGAGTCGAGCTTCGGGTCTCCGGTGAGGGGGAGGCACGTGGGCGGTGGGCAATCCCCAGGACAGCTCGCAGATGTTTCGCCATTGTTGCAGACGCCGTCGCCGCAATAGCCACTGGGCGGGCTCGGCGGGCTTGGCAAACAACTCGTGGGGTTGGTATTGATGTCCGAATTGAGCACGATGCACGCGCGCGACACGCCACTGCCCGTACGCGAGGCGGATCCTATGGATCGGTTCACGCCAACGTACCAGTAATCCTTGTCCGCCAAAACCTTGTCTTCCCAATCGCATTCAATGGAGCGCGAGGTCGACGTGGAGGAACTACAGGCGCTGTAACCAATCTTGAATCCATGCAAGGATTCAATCTCGAACGACGGCGTCGTATTGGCTTTGTCGCTGAAAAAGCGGAACATGCTGTTGGTACTGCCCGACGCGTGATACACCGTCATCTTCACGGTTTTGCAACCACCGGGATACACGTTCCAGGCCCGAGTAGCCGCGCCAGCTTCCCCACGCACCATGTCGTACGAGCTATATGACGAGAGGCCGTTTCCGTTCATGTGGACCTCGGCATCGTGGTCGGTCTTCGCGCTATCGCCGCCCCAACCATCGTTCGTCGGCGAATCGCCCACATGAAGCCACCAACCAGTCGGATTGCAAACGTCTGCAAATACATCCATTCGTCGATAGCCAGTCATTTTGACTCGGTACGTCGCAGCCGTACCCGTCACGATATTCGTTACCGTGCCGCTTCCATCGAGGTGGCAATCGACGCCGAGCGTGCAGCCGTGCGTGAGTGCATTGACGGCTTCTGCGGTGAGCCCTTCCCCGTCCAATTCGTCATTGCCTAGCTCGTCGGCATCTACGCAGGCGGCCGTACTGAGCGAAACCGCGGCAAGGAGAGAAAAACCAATACCAACCAACAACGCGTGGCATTTCATGTTCGGAAACCTTTCAACCGTACCGTGCCCCTTGCACGTCGTATCCGGGTAGTCGTCGAACCCCCCATCAGGGATTTGGAAATCGACACGTCTCTTGTTTTTTTGTATTTTGTAATCTACCCTAGCGACTACACGCTGCTGCCCTCTCTGCTGCCGTCGTCGCGTCCTCCCCGATGAGCTCCACGCGTTGCGCCGTCGTCAAACACGCCCGCGTGGCCTCTCGGAGCCGGCGTTGCAATCGTTCCACCTTTTCGTCGGCAATGTCCCAGCTACGCACCGTCCCATCCATTGCCGCGGTAATCACACGCTGACCTCGCTCATCGAATGTCGCATACCGAATGCCGTTCCAATGACCTCGTAAAACCCGCGGCACCATGGGCTGTTCCAAGTCCCATATCCGCGCGGTCGCGGCGTACCCTGCCGTAACGATGCGCCGTCCCGCCCGGTCAAACTCGGCCCACACCACCCACCCTTCGTGGCCTTTCAAGATGACCGGTGCTCCGTCGCCTTCCATCGGCCATACTCGCGCCGTGCCGTCCGCTGAGCTCGTGACAATCTGGCGTCCATCTGGGCTCATGGATACGTGATAAACCGCGCCATCATGAGCGCCAATGTCCCGGATCCATGCGCCGCTCGCCGTATCCCAAAGGCGCACCTTGCGGTCTCGGCCGACGCTCACCAATTGCCGCCCATCGGGGCGAAATACCATCGCTTGCACCTGCTCCCCGTGCGCGGTTGGAATCACGCGCGGCGCGTGGGAAACGACGGCACCCGCATTGTCCCAGACCACCAGATGGCCAGAAGCGAGTGCCGCTGCGCCCTTGGTCCCGTCGGCGCTCAGCACGATTTCATTCACCTGCCCTCGCACGCTCGCCTGGCAAAGAATGACCGCGGGCGCACCGCCATCGATGCGAAACCGCCGAATGCAACCCCGTTTCGAACCGGTGAAAAGCGATTGGTCATCCGGCGAAAAGGCCAACGAATACACCCATTCTTCATGTCCGGAAAACACAACGGGCGCTTGGCTTCCATTCGTATTCCAAACTCGCGCTTTACCATCATTCGATCCCGTCGCCAGCCACTCCCCACCGGGACTGAAAACGGCGGTCCACACTCGCGTCGCAGGCGCTGAGGAATACACCGCCGTCTCGCGCAATTCTCCACGTTCGCCGATTTGCCAGATACGTGCCGTCCCATCCTGCGACGCCGTGGCCAAACGATTTCCTTGCCGTTTACCTGCCCAAATCGGCGCGGAATGCCCAAATGCAAGCGTCGTGGAGGGCGAATCCAATGGCCAAGCTCGCGCCGAGCCGTGTATCGAGCAGGTAAAAGCCCACTTTCCATCGGGGCTCGAGTGGCCGCAAGCATCGCTACCATCCTTCGTTCGAAGCACCGAAACATCTTGAGTCGACAGATCCCAGGCCCGCGTCATCCCAGGCACGCCCGGCGATGTCGTCATCAGCATTCGCCCATCCGCATTCATGGTCATGGTCGTCGCTTCGTGACGAGGCAGCATCAGCGGCGTTTCGCGTGATTGCTTCATCGGCAATGACTGCAAATTCCATATACGCGTGCTCCCATCTACCGCCCATGCGACCAGACGCTCGCGCTCGTCGCTCAGCAAAAGGTGACGGATTTCGCTCGAATGCCCCCGAACCTCGATGGGCGTGCGGCCCCCCTTGGACCAGAGCTGGATCGTGCCGTCGTCGAAGCCGACCGCTATTCGGCGTGCCGTACGCGAGATATGCGCTGCGGTAAAATCGTTGCCACCAAAATCCAATCGCTGCGGAGAACCCTGCCCCCGTAAAGGCCAAATCTCGATTCCGTCTCTCGCGGTGCTCTTCCAAACCACACCCGCGTCGGCAAGGACGATTGCCCGCGTATTGTCCTGCGAATCCCCGATCACGCGCAACACAGCCGGCGTCGTAGGGCGTGTCTCGTCCCAATGAAGCACCGAGCCATCGTTCGATAACGCAAAAATGTCGCGGCCCGTTGCTCCCAAAGCGACCCGAGCAATCCCGGAGCGATCGCTTTGCCATGACGGGGTCGTGGTTGTTCGACCAAGGGGCCAGATCTCCAAACCTCGCGTCGTATGAACGAGCAACTCGTCACCTTGCGGATAGACCGCGCCCCATTCCGCACCATTTCGTCGAGCTAATTCGCGCCCATCGTCCAGGGATCGCGCAATCAGAGAGCCCTCCAAATCTTGCAAAAGGACGACGTGATCAGCGTGTTGCGAAGGCGAAAGCCTCACGTCGTTCCAGACGAATCGAGCGATTGGCTGCGCGAGAACCTCCTGCGCCAAGGTAGACCATTCTCGATGGCGCTGCGGTGCCTCGACTTCCGCCAGCAGAACGGCTGCCAGGGTTGGATCCGTCGGCGAAAGGCGACGCGCGGCCGAAAGCAACGTTGCATCGTGCTGCTGTTCGGCAGCATCGAGCTGCATGGAAGACGCGGCAGGGGGCTGCTGGTTGTTGGCCGCTTTGCCGAAAGCCCCCAATGCGCATAGAAGCGCGCCACCCGCCATTGAAACCCATCGGCCCTTTCCACGCCGCTCGGCCACGATGAGCGCGTCGAGCAGCGTCTGCATCGACGGGAAACGCGCGTGCGGTTCCGCCGACAAACCTCGCCGCAGCACATCGAGCACTCGGCGCACTGGGCGGCGACCAGGCGCAGGCGGCGTGAGCTCGCCTGCCTGTATTGCGCGAAGCCGGTCCTCGCACGTGCCGCCGCCAAAAGGCAAAACCCCGCAAAGAGCCTCGTACAGGGCCACGCAAAAGCTGAATTGGTCAGCACCAGCGCCCACGCGCGCCCCTTGAAGCTGCTCCGGCGCCATGTAGGCCGGTGTGCCCAGAACTGCGCCCGTTGCCGTGGAAAAACCGTCCACGAAGGCGGAGCTCGGCTCCGCGCCCAGCAGGACCTCGCCAGCAAGCCGCACCAAACCGAAATCCGCCACCCGCGGTCGGTCGTCCTCCCCGACGAGCACATTGGCTGGCTTGAAATCGCGATGAATCAACCCCGCACCATGCGCAGCCACGAGGCCCCGGCCCGCCGCCAAGAACATGTCCAGCGTCTCACGAACGCCGCGAGTCTGCGCGGCGAGCCATCCCTGGAGGGTTCCGCCACGCACCAGCTCCATCGCGACGAACAGCCCACCTTCCCATTGCCCCACATCGTAGACCGTCACGACATTGGGGTGCGCAAGCTTCGCCATGGCCCGCGCTTCGCGGAGCAACCGATTCGTATGCGCCTCGACCTTGTTTTCATTACGCACGAGCTTGATGGCCACCCGCCGATCGAGCTGCGCGTCAAACGCTTCGTACACGACACCCATCGCGCCAGCACCGATACGTTGCAAAAGCGCGAATCGACCGATACGTGGTGCGTCATCCGCCGCCCCGAAAAGCGCTGCCGCAAGCACCGCCTTGCGCAGGCGCTCCTCGACGTTTTCCAACAGTTCCGGTGTCTCCATCACCCTGAGCCGCGGTCGCGTTGGATGAGCGGTATCTGGGGCCGCACCCGCAAAGCCCACCCGTCCAGATCATCGAGCGTGCTTTGAAGGATTTCTCGCGATACGTCGATTTTCGTGAGCGCTGATTCGAGCGCTTTTCGGCCTTCGAGCAGCCGAGTCTTTGCCGTACCAAGCGGTATGCCGATGGCGAGTCCGATTTCGGCCGCCGTGAGCCGCTCCCAATAATGCAGCTCCAGTACGACCTGATAATCAAGAGGAATCCGGCGCAGCGCTTCGAGCAACGCACGCTGCTCCTGATGCTCGACCATCGGCTGCTCGGGCGATTGCCCTAAATCAATGACGGACTGGACATCGAAAGCGACATCTTCGCGCCGACTCTTACGTATGCGAGCACGCAGGAAATCGTTGAGAATGTGGTGCGCGATACCGAAGAGGTATGTCTTGAAACTCGCCTCGCCGCGAAAACCGGCGGGGTTTTCGAGGCACGCCAAGAACACGTTTTGAACCAGCTCGTCGCGAACGCCATCGTCGACCTTGTTGTGAAAGAAGCGAGCAATGGCGGGGTAGTGCCGCTCGAAAAGGGCCGCACCCGCACGACGGTCGCCATTGCGCCATTGGGAGATGAGCTCGGCATCTGTCGCAATCATGCGTCAAGATAAACCCATTTTTCTCCACTTGTCCACCGACGTAACAAAATTCATGCTCGTGCTCAGCACCGTTGCGCGACCACAATCGTCGCATTTTCATGTACTTTCTTGCCGCGAAAAAGCAGCCTAGCGCACATGACAAACCCATCACTCGCTGCGAATTTCTCGGTTATGGAATGCTGTGTTACACTCGAAAGTGGTATTGCCATGGGTCCCGCTGGCGTCCCTGGATGAACGAGGACGTCGCTAGCCCCGTTCTTCGAGCACCGGCTCACGCGTCCTTCTGGTCGCCCTCGTCGCCTTCGCGCTCGGCCATGGGCTCGTCGGACGGATCGCTCGTTCCTTCTTGCGTCGCTGCCAAGCCCTCGCCGTTCGCTTGCCCCTTTTCGAGCAAGTCCAATGCATTCACGAGCTGTTCGTGGGTGCCGACGAGAATGAGCATATCGCCGTCGGCCACGGCATAATCCGCCGCTGGTGTCGTGATGACCTCGTCGCCTTTTCGTATCGCCAAAATGACGACGCGGGTCTTGGATGGCAGCGCCAAATCTCGAAGTGTTTTGCCGGTGGCGAAATCGGTGGCTCGTATTCGCACGGTCTCGATTTCGAGCGCGAGCGACAGCCCTTCCAGAATCGAGCGGTTCTCGGATAGCGGGGCGCTTTGGCGAAGCGCCTGGTAGGCGTCGCTGCGGAATCGTAGAATGGCTTGATCCACCGTCCTTGTCGGAACCTGATATTCGTGCAGCGTTCGCGCCAAAATCTCCAACGACGTCTCGAACTCCTCGGGAATGACCTCGTTTGCCCCGATCGCCAATAGATGCTCGATTTCGAACACATACCGAGTTCGCACGATGATGTGAACGGTCGCGCTCTCCTGACGAGCGACTTGCACAGCCCGACGAGTGGCCTGCGGGTCGGAGATCGCCACCACGAAGACTCGCGCACGTTCGATCCCAAGCCGCCTGAGAACATCTGGGCGGGTACAGTCGCCATAATAAACCTTTTCACCAGCAGCATAGGCTGCGGCGACGGCTTCGGGCCCGAGCTCCGCCGCCGCATAGGGAATGTCGAGCGACTCGAGCGCACGCGCGAGGTTGCGCCCATTGAGGCCGTAACCTGCGATGAGCACATGGTCGCGAAGATTCGCCAGGTCATCGCTGACCTCTTTCGTCGCCAGCCGCCCCTCTCTCACCGAACGAGGCATGGGTAGCCGATGCAGGAGGCCAAAAAATCGCGGGGCCGCGCCGATCAGAAATGGGTTCACGAGCATGCTGAGCACCGCAATGATGGTGAACACCTGATATGCGACGTCGTCGATGAGCCCCAGCGAACGGCTCACCAGGAGCAATACGAGCGAGAATTCGCCGACCTGGGCAATGGCAGCACCAGCCTCGGTGGCAATGCGGGGATACCCCCAGGCCAGAACTGGGGCAAAGCCGCTCACGAACTTGATGATCAAAATGATCAGCAAAGCGGGCACGTACACGTGAGCATAGGTCAAGAGCGACCCGGTATTCACGAGCATGCCGACCGAAATGAAAAAGAGGCTGACCAAAAGATCGGCGCAGTGGCGACACCTCGGCATGAATTTGGTGGCTATAATGCGAACCAGCCAAAGCCAAACCCGCAATGAATGCCCCGAGCGCAGCCGACAGACCCGCGGCATAGGTCGCCCAGCTCGCGCCGAGACAAACGAGGATGAGGAAGAACAGGATCAGCTCGCGACTGCGGGTTTGGACGACCAGCCGCAAGAGAGGCGAAACACCCCACCTGGCCACGATTGCCATTCCGACGAGAATGGCAGCGCTCTGGAGTATTTTTGGCGTGAAGACGACGTTGCCAAGGTTTCCTCCATACGCGAGCATGGGCAGTACGATCAGCATCGGAACGGATGCCAAATCCTGCGTGATGCTGACGCCGACGCCAAGCCTTGCGGGGGCGGTCGAAATTTCGCCTCGCTCCCCGTAGATCTTGAGCATCAACGTGGAGCTGGTATGCGAGACGAGAAAACCGAAAACCAGCGCTACGCGCCAATCGCTCTTGAAAAAAAGTGGGTACGCCAATAGCACCGTGACGATGCAGATGGCCATCTGGAAAAAGCCAATACCCGCTGACCGCCGCAGCTCCAAGAGGCGATCCCGGTCGAAGTCGAGCCCGATCGAAAACATCAAGAGGATGATTCCGAATTCGGATAGGAGCGCAATTTGCGTGTGATCCTCGAGAATGCCGAACCCATGCGGCCCAATGACGACGCCGGCAAAGACGAGGGCAATGATCCCTGGAATGCGGAGTCTATGAAATAGGCCGACCGTCGCCGTGACGACGAGAAAAACGATTCCGATTTTGGGCAGCAATTCTTCCATGGAATGACGCCGAGTAGCTTACACCAGACCGACGAACGGAGCCTAGCGCGAATCCTCGGCACATTCAACGATTTGTGAGCACATGAGCTCATGTCTACCCAAACGACAGCCCCCGCCGCTCAATTTCCTATCGACGGGGCAAGTGCGGAGTGGTCGCCGACATAATGAATTTCCGAGCCAACCGCTTCCGCGTCGAAGGTGAGACCCGTTTGGTACGGCACATCCAAAATCAGCGACCACGTTTGCTTTTCGATGTCGTAAGCATGGATCGCGCCCGTCGTCGTCCCCGATCGGACGTGCACGATACGCACGTACAATTGGTTGTCGACGATCGCCGTCGCCGCACCGTCCACGTCGGCCGAAAGTGCCGGGCCTTTGGACCATTGATCCATCGTGATGTCGTAATGCCAAACCTCGTTCGTGAACGAATTGTAGAATACGAATCCGTTCCCATGGACATGTGGTTTGTCCCGCAATGGGAGCTTGATGTCACCGGGAGGCGGCGCTGTAAGCGTGGACCATGTTGCGCCGACGATATCGTACGCCAGCAAGAGATATTGCTTGTTGTTGCTACCGCAATCGAAAAGATAAATCTTGTCGCCGATGATCATCGGATGATTCAGCCAGCACTGCTCGGGCATCGAGGGCAGCTCCGTCCATGCTCCTTTGGCATCCTCGTACACATATGCAGCTTTGGGGTTCTTCATGGCGTCTTCGGCCCCGAAGACGTAAATATCACGCCCATGGGTGGCGAGTGGCCTCTGCACCGCGACAAGCTTCACCGGAAAGGACGGAATCGTCGACCAAGTGTCCGCCACGGTGTCGTAACAATCAATGACCTCGATCAGGTTGACGACATCGAGGTTCAATGTGCCATAACCGATACAAATGCGATCACCCGCCACGTCCACGATTTCCGTAAATCGAGGCGTGGGCCAGGCCCGCAGGGTTTTGAATGCGCCCGTGGTCAGATCGAGCGACTCGGCGGCATCCACCACGCCAGCCAATTCATCCAGGCCGCCAATGCGGTACACCGTTGAACCGATGCGCCGATGGATCGGGCCGCTACGCACGACCTTCGACGGCGTGAGCTTTTCGAGTTTCGAGGGCGAGGCAAGGTCGAGCTTTTCATAACGCGGCTCGATTTTCGCCAGCGACGCGTTGTCGATGATGTCATTTAGATTGCAGCTTATGCAACCGAGCGCCGCGAGCACGAACATGCACGCGGCTCGGCACATTGAACGCGAAGATTTGGTATCCATGTAACGTATGGAATACCCGATGCGCAGCGCTGTCAAGACGCGCATCGGGTTTCGACGTGTCAATCTGCCGCGCGCACGAATGGCAAACGTCGCTTGGCGTCTTTCATTGGCGCATCGAGCGGCTCCACAATCAAATCGAAACGCCCGTGATCAAATGGCCGACCCGGCGCGGGCTCGTTCGGTACGAGCCGCTCGCGCAGCCCTCGGCGCTCGAAATCGAGCGCGCGGTGGTGACAATATGGATTGTTGCCCGCTCGACCAAAAAACACGTGGCTCGTCCACGTACAACCCGCACGACAAACATCCGCGTAATAACAAGTCCGGCAATATCCCCACAAATCGTCGACCGTCCGATCACGCACGAAACGAAGCTCGCGCGTATGCTCCCAAATGTCCACAATCGCTCGCTCGCGCACGTTGCCGCCAGCATACGCATCGGTCGGCAACGAAGGACATCCCTTCACGGTGCCGTTGGATTCGAGCCCGAGCGCATGTTCGCCGGCCACACATCCACCCCAGACGCGATCTTCCACGACGCCACGTCCACGCAAAAGCGTCTCGTACGGGCCAAAATATCCAATGTTGTTCGCAGGCCAGAATTGCACGCCATGCTTCGCCCCGCGCTCGGCAATGGCCGCGAGCTTCGGGTATACCGAGGTCAGCTCGTACGGTTGAAAAAGCCAATCGGGCCGCTCGGCCGCCCGGCCCATGGGCACGGTGAGCTGCATTTGCCAGCCGCGAACACCTCGCGCGATCCACATATCGAGCAATGCATCGAGGTCCGGCAACGAAAGGTGGTTGATTTGCGTATTGGCCGATAGCTCGATGCCCGCGTCGCGTATGTTCTGCATGGCTGCCAATGCCGCGTCGAAGCTCCCCGAACCGCGCTGCATGTCGTGCGCTTCGCGAAGCCCATCAATCGACACGGAGATGCTCGAAAGCCCCGCAGCCTTTGCCCGCTGAGCTCGTTCGCGCGTCATGCCGCGGCCGCCCGTGGTCATCGTGCAGCGCATTCCACGCTCCACGATGGCCCGAGCGATCGTATCCCAGTCATTGCGCAGATACGCCTCGCCGCCGATCAGCGTCACTTCACGCGCACCCATGCTCGCGAGCTGCGTGACCACATCGAGCGCCTCGGCCGTGGACAATTCGTCCGGTCGCGCCCGCGCCGCGCGACTGCCGCAATGATGGCAAGCGTGATCGCAGCGAAGCGTCAGCTCCCAAACGACGTAGACCAAACCCGACGGCCCACGTGACGCCGTTGCCACGCGGCCCGCGGCAGGTTCATCAGTCGGTGCCGGCGTCATTCACCGATCCACCAGCGCCTGCTTCTCCGCCCGATCCACCCGCGCCGCCGGCTCCACCCGAGCATTGATCGTCGGGACAGCCGTACGCGCAGCCGATTCCAGCGACGAGCGCGACGACGCCTGCGGTCGTTGCAACGATGCTCTTGACGGGGATGCGAAACGAACAAAACGGGCACGATGT
Above is a window of Polyangiaceae bacterium DNA encoding:
- a CDS encoding radical SAM protein, translating into MTPAPTDEPAAGRVATASRGPSGLVYVVWELTLRCDHACHHCGSRAARARPDELSTAEALDVVTQLASMGAREVTLIGGEAYLRNDWDTIARAIVERGMRCTMTTGGRGMTRERAQRAKAAGLSSISVSIDGLREAHDMQRGSGSFDAALAAMQNIRDAGIELSANTQINHLSLPDLDALLDMWIARGVRGWQMQLTVPMGRAAERPDWLFQPYELTSVYPKLAAIAERGAKHGVQFWPANNIGYFGPYETLLRGRGVVEDRVWGGCVAGEHALGLESNGTVKGCPSLPTDAYAGGNVRERAIVDIWEHTRELRFVRDRTVDDLWGYCRTCYYADVCRAGCTWTSHVFFGRAGNNPYCHHRALDFERRGLRERLVPNEPAPGRPFDHGRFDLIVEPLDAPMKDAKRRLPFVRAAD
- a CDS encoding protein kinase translates to METPELLENVEERLRKAVLAAALFGAADDAPRIGRFALLQRIGAGAMGVVYEAFDAQLDRRVAIKLVRNENKVEAHTNRLLREARAMAKLAHPNVVTVYDVGQWEGGLFVAMELVRGGTLQGWLAAQTRGVRETLDMFLAAGRGLVAAHGAGLIHRDFKPANVLVGEDDRPRVADFGLVRLAGEVLLGAEPSSAFVDGFSTATGAVLGTPAYMAPEQLQGARVGAGADQFSFCVALYEALCGVLPFGGGTCEDRLRAIQAGELTPPAPGRRPVRRVLDVLRRGLSAEPHARFPSMQTLLDALIVAERRGKGRWVSMAGGALLCALGAFGKAANNQQPPAASSMQLDAAEQQHDATLLSAARRLSPTDPTLAAVLLAEVEAPQRHREWSTLAQEVLAQPIARFVWNDVRLSPSQHADHVVLLQDLEGSLIARSLDDGRELARRNGAEWGAVYPQGDELLVHTTRGLEIWPLGRTTTTPSWQSDRSGIARVALGATGRDIFALSNDGSVLHWDETRPTTPAVLRVIGDSQDNTRAIVLADAGVVWKSTARDGIEIWPLRGQGSPQRLDFGGNDFTAAHISRTARRIAVGFDDGTIQLWSKGGRTPIEVRGHSSEIRHLLLSDERERLVAWAVDGSTRIWNLQSLPMKQSRETPLMLPRHEATTMTMNADGRMLMTTSPGVPGMTRAWDLSTQDVSVLRTKDGSDACGHSSPDGKWAFTCSIHGSARAWPLDSPSTTLAFGHSAPIWAGKRQGNRLATASQDGTARIWQIGERGELRETAVYSSAPATRVWTAVFSPGGEWLATGSNDGKARVWNTNGSQAPVVFSGHEEWVYSLAFSPDDQSLFTGSKRGCIRRFRIDGGAPAVILCQASVRGQVNEIVLSADGTKGAAALASGHLVVWDNAGAVVSHAPRVIPTAHGEQVQAMVFRPDGRQLVSVGRDRKVRLWDTASGAWIRDIGAHDGAVYHVSMSPDGRQIVTSSADGTARVWPMEGDGAPVILKGHEGWVVWAEFDRAGRRIVTAGYAATARIWDLEQPMVPRVLRGHWNGIRYATFDERGQRVITAAMDGTVRSWDIADEKVERLQRRLREATRACLTTAQRVELIGEDATTAAERAAACSR
- a CDS encoding sigma-70 family RNA polymerase sigma factor — translated: MIATDAELISQWRNGDRRAGAALFERHYPAIARFFHNKVDDGVRDELVQNVFLACLENPAGFRGEASFKTYLFGIAHHILNDFLRARIRKSRREDVAFDVQSVIDLGQSPEQPMVEHQEQRALLEALRRIPLDYQVVLELHYWERLTAAEIGLAIGIPLGTAKTRLLEGRKALESALTKIDVSREILQSTLDDLDGWALRVRPQIPLIQRDRGSG
- a CDS encoding NAD-binding protein, with translation MLVNTGSLLTYAHVYVPALLIILIIKFVSGFAPVLAWGYPRIATEAGAAIAQVGEFSLVLLLVSRSLGLIDDVAYQVFTIIAVLSMLVNPFLIGAAPRFFGLLHRLPMPRSVREGRLATKEVSDDLANLRDHVLIAGYGLNGRNLARALESLDIPYAAAELGPEAVAAAYAAGEKVYYGDCTRPDVLRRLGIERARVFVVAISDPQATRRAVQVARQESATVHIIVRTRYVFEIEHLLAIGANEVIPEEFETSLEILARTLHEYQVPTRTVDQAILRFRSDAYQALRQSAPLSENRSILEGLSLALEIETVRIRATDFATGKTLRDLALPSKTRVVILAIRKGDEVITTPAADYAVADGDMLILVGTHEQLVNALDLLEKGQANGEGLAATQEGTSDPSDEPMAEREGDEGDQKDA